A single Flavobacterium sp. 1 DNA region contains:
- a CDS encoding response regulator transcription factor produces MNYEILIGDNLPIIVDGYINLLSKNVFQENKPNFIKSHNCEDAYNKIKRQVNINLALLDASLPAYKDYNLNNGVDLALLIKEKFTDCKIIIITMKSEPLTLDRIIKKIKPEGLFSKNDITSESFPSIFKKITDGSIYQSKRVIESQRELFKKNINWDIYDNEILVLISQGVKTINLPNYIPLSMSAIEKRKANIKDQLLEGKGSDKDLVSKAKKIGLL; encoded by the coding sequence ATGAATTATGAAATTTTGATTGGAGATAATCTTCCAATAATTGTTGACGGTTATATTAATCTGTTATCAAAGAATGTTTTTCAAGAAAACAAACCGAATTTTATAAAAAGCCATAATTGTGAAGATGCCTACAACAAAATAAAACGGCAAGTAAATATAAATTTAGCTTTATTAGATGCTAGTCTCCCAGCTTATAAAGATTATAATCTTAATAATGGTGTAGATTTGGCTCTATTAATTAAAGAAAAGTTTACAGATTGTAAAATAATAATTATTACAATGAAAAGTGAACCTTTAACCTTAGATAGAATCATAAAAAAAATTAAACCTGAAGGACTCTTTTCTAAAAATGATATAACCTCTGAATCATTCCCATCTATTTTCAAAAAAATTACCGATGGGAGTATATATCAAAGTAAAAGAGTCATAGAATCCCAAAGAGAATTATTTAAAAAAAATATAAATTGGGATATTTATGATAACGAGATATTAGTCTTAATTTCTCAGGGAGTTAAAACTATTAATCTCCCAAACTACATTCCTCTTTCTATGAGTGCTATAGAAAAAAGAAAAGCTAACATAAAAGATCAACTTTTAGAGGGAAAAGGCAGCGATAAGGATCTAGTTAGTAAAGCTAAAAAAATAGGATTGTTGTAA
- a CDS encoding Crp/Fnr family transcriptional regulator, with product MNLQPCHSTPEEAATLLYVLNSVYPISEGSQKFLTENSYPIKLRKGKKLHKSGEICDMIYFVNKGAIRGYVKDCNREITTWITVENELVASIYSFIFQIPSEENMEAIEDSDLLGMKYSDLQYLYDIEPEFNITARRFYEVHYAQAEIRALVGRLSKAEIKYEYFLKTYKHLSNRIPLKYIASFLGINLETLSRVRSQIRNTSEK from the coding sequence TTGAATTTACAGCCTTGCCATAGTACTCCCGAAGAAGCCGCTACACTTTTATACGTTCTCAATAGTGTTTATCCTATCAGTGAGGGTTCTCAAAAATTCCTTACCGAAAATAGTTACCCGATAAAGTTAAGAAAAGGTAAAAAATTGCATAAATCAGGTGAGATTTGCGATATGATTTATTTTGTGAATAAAGGGGCAATTCGAGGTTACGTGAAAGATTGTAATAGGGAAATTACCACTTGGATTACAGTCGAAAATGAGTTGGTGGCGTCTATTTATAGTTTTATATTTCAAATACCAAGTGAAGAAAATATGGAAGCAATCGAAGATTCGGATCTTTTAGGGATGAAATATTCAGACTTACAATATTTGTACGATATTGAGCCGGAATTTAATATAACAGCACGACGGTTTTACGAAGTACACTATGCTCAGGCTGAAATCAGAGCTTTAGTGGGACGACTAAGTAAAGCTGAAATCAAGTATGAATATTTTTTAAAAACATATAAACACCTTTCTAACCGAATTCCGTTAAAATACATTGCCTCCTTTTTGGGCATTAATCTTGAAACGTTAAGCCGTGTTCGTAGCCAAATTCGTAACACATCTGAAAAATAA
- a CDS encoding response regulator, translating to MNYEILIVDDLPIIVDGYINLLSETDFQKRKPNFIKSHNCEDAYNKIFLNLKQQVKINLALLDISLPSYKEFNINDGVDLALLIREKFTDCKIIILTMHSEPLTVDRIIKKIKPEGFFSKNDITSESFLSISKKIIDGNIYQSKAIIESQRDIFKKNINWDIYDNEILILISKGVKTTDLPNYIPLSMSAIEKRKANIKDQLLESKGSDKDLVSKAKIIGLL from the coding sequence ATGAATTATGAAATTTTGATTGTTGATGATCTTCCAATAATTGTAGACGGCTATATTAATCTATTATCAGAAACTGATTTTCAAAAAAGAAAGCCAAATTTTATAAAGAGCCATAATTGTGAAGACGCCTACAACAAAATATTTTTAAATCTAAAACAACAAGTAAAGATTAATTTAGCTTTATTAGATATTAGTCTTCCTTCCTATAAAGAGTTTAATATTAATGATGGTGTAGATTTGGCTTTACTCATTAGAGAAAAGTTTACAGATTGTAAAATAATAATTCTTACAATGCATAGTGAACCCTTAACCGTAGATAGAATCATAAAAAAAATTAAACCTGAAGGATTTTTTTCTAAAAATGATATAACCTCTGAATCATTCCTTTCTATTTCCAAAAAAATAATAGATGGGAATATATACCAAAGTAAAGCAATCATAGAATCACAAAGAGATATATTTAAAAAAAATATAAATTGGGATATTTATGACAATGAGATATTAATCTTAATTTCTAAAGGAGTTAAAACTACTGATCTCCCAAACTACATTCCTCTTTCCATGAGTGCTATAGAAAAAAGAAAAGCTAACATAAAAGATCAGCTTTTAGAAAGCAAAGGCAGTGATAAAGACTTGGTTAGTAAAGCTAAAATAATAGGACTGCTGTGA
- a CDS encoding triple tyrosine motif-containing protein yields MTRFTIRILILLALFVTYTFNAQIKKIGIPFITNYSPKTYKAASENCDAIQNSNGMMLFANHFGLLQFDGTRWDIVAQPKNKSMVRSLAIDKNNKIYIGAQGELGYAVQQSNGQYLYNSLMKLIPKNSRNFGEVIHTIIRDNEVVFFSREKIFIYKNNKIIVLYSETNFNDFFEDNKNIYVSDNKKGLFILKNDALELMPAGLKFAEMKIRKIFEINNDLILLTQKKGLYIYKNNQLKPFKTEADHLLKQGQISVCIKISGGYYAIGTRQKGLVIIDYDGNLIQHINKQKGLQNDYVTNLKIDKENNLWVTLKEGIDLIQISSPFSRIFDTTNFESKIHSSQIYKNKLYIATDNGVFCLDWEAYKNRKDENVHFQNISGMSENVWNLGLFDDVLLAFENNGIFEINGNTAKLLAKNDGFWKGTLLPNHPDLLLVGGYSGLYLLKKTNHSWVYQNKIKGFGENCRVIEIDKDENIWIAHGYKGIYKIKLSKKLESVARVQFYDKKNGFPSSIFLNTFKINNQILFGTTKGVYKQDSFSKKMIPESFFKKYLGTQNHIRLLKSDDQNNIWYVSGDNTGKIIKKNNGAYDVEELPFKKLRYFQIPGFENIQTTKNGDVFFGTQEGLMHYDPSIKKSYQSKFKSIISEVKCIFPKDSLLFSSRLDAPSINTKSSNKAIYPKLPFSNNAIKFSFSLLSYDDIDGTKYQYWLEGFEPKWSDWSLQTEKEYTNLSENEYVFHVRAKNIYDNVSNETIFKFEILPPWYRTKWSYLLYLLLFGTMIYTIIKYQQYLGTREREQLIINQKKELLLHRAKANEQKLALEHKNMAIICKNLEATINLKNAKVASNTVNLIHLNKILLSIKELISQIDKENDSNTNFNILTKINRIIEHELQGDQQWNEFEEIFNQLHSNFIHRLKTSYPELTPRDMRLCAYLRMNFNTKEIAPLLGISIRGVEDTRYRIRKKLQLSSESNITEFLINY; encoded by the coding sequence ATGACAAGATTTACTATTAGAATTCTAATTCTATTAGCTTTATTTGTTACCTACACATTTAATGCTCAAATCAAAAAAATTGGAATTCCTTTTATAACAAATTATAGTCCAAAAACATACAAGGCTGCCTCTGAGAATTGTGATGCCATACAAAACTCTAATGGAATGATGCTTTTTGCTAATCATTTTGGCTTATTGCAATTTGATGGAACAAGATGGGACATAGTGGCGCAGCCTAAAAATAAAAGTATGGTTCGCTCTCTGGCAATTGATAAAAACAATAAAATTTATATTGGAGCACAAGGAGAGTTAGGTTATGCTGTACAGCAATCAAATGGTCAATATTTATATAACTCTTTGATGAAATTAATTCCAAAAAATTCAAGAAATTTCGGAGAAGTAATACATACAATTATTCGGGATAATGAAGTTGTTTTTTTTTCGAGAGAAAAAATATTTATCTATAAAAACAACAAAATCATAGTTTTATATTCTGAAACTAATTTTAATGACTTTTTCGAAGATAATAAAAATATATATGTTTCCGATAATAAGAAGGGACTGTTTATACTAAAAAATGACGCTCTTGAACTAATGCCTGCAGGTTTAAAGTTTGCCGAAATGAAAATCAGAAAAATCTTTGAAATCAATAATGATTTAATACTACTGACACAAAAAAAAGGACTATACATCTATAAAAACAATCAATTAAAGCCTTTCAAAACTGAAGCAGATCATTTATTAAAACAAGGTCAAATTTCTGTCTGCATCAAAATATCGGGCGGATATTATGCAATTGGAACACGTCAAAAAGGATTGGTAATTATTGACTATGATGGAAATCTAATTCAGCATATTAACAAGCAAAAAGGGTTACAGAATGATTATGTTACGAATCTTAAAATAGATAAAGAAAATAATCTGTGGGTTACATTAAAAGAAGGTATTGATCTTATTCAGATTTCTTCTCCTTTCTCAAGAATATTTGATACCACTAATTTTGAATCTAAAATACACAGTAGTCAAATTTATAAAAACAAACTTTATATAGCAACCGACAATGGAGTTTTTTGCTTAGACTGGGAAGCTTATAAAAACAGAAAAGACGAAAATGTTCATTTTCAAAACATCTCTGGTATGTCTGAAAATGTATGGAATCTAGGTCTTTTCGACGATGTTCTTTTAGCATTTGAAAATAATGGAATATTTGAAATAAATGGGAATACTGCAAAACTATTAGCTAAAAATGATGGGTTTTGGAAAGGGACGCTTTTACCAAATCATCCAGACTTATTGCTTGTTGGAGGGTATTCAGGTTTGTATTTATTAAAAAAAACAAATCATTCTTGGGTATATCAAAATAAAATTAAAGGGTTTGGTGAAAACTGCCGTGTAATTGAAATAGATAAGGATGAAAACATTTGGATCGCACATGGATATAAAGGAATTTATAAAATAAAGCTCAGCAAAAAGCTTGAAAGTGTAGCTAGAGTTCAGTTTTATGACAAAAAAAATGGCTTTCCATCCAGTATCTTCTTAAATACTTTCAAAATTAATAATCAAATACTATTTGGCACAACAAAAGGAGTTTATAAGCAAGACTCTTTTTCAAAAAAAATGATTCCCGAATCTTTCTTCAAAAAATATTTAGGAACCCAAAATCATATTCGTTTATTAAAATCAGATGACCAAAATAACATTTGGTATGTTTCAGGAGATAATACGGGAAAAATTATTAAAAAAAACAATGGTGCTTATGATGTCGAAGAGTTACCGTTCAAGAAATTAAGATATTTTCAGATTCCCGGCTTCGAAAACATACAAACTACCAAAAACGGAGATGTTTTTTTTGGAACCCAAGAGGGCTTAATGCATTATGATCCTTCAATAAAAAAGAGCTATCAGTCAAAATTTAAGTCAATTATTTCTGAAGTTAAATGTATTTTTCCCAAAGACAGCTTGTTGTTTTCAAGCAGATTAGATGCACCCTCTATAAATACAAAATCATCTAATAAAGCAATTTATCCAAAATTACCCTTTTCAAATAATGCAATAAAATTTTCATTTTCATTATTATCTTATGATGATATAGATGGCACAAAATATCAATATTGGCTGGAAGGTTTTGAGCCAAAATGGTCTGATTGGAGTCTACAAACAGAAAAAGAATACACAAACTTATCTGAAAATGAATATGTTTTTCATGTAAGAGCAAAGAATATATACGACAATGTCAGTAACGAAACTATTTTTAAATTTGAAATCTTGCCTCCTTGGTACCGAACAAAATGGTCCTACTTATTGTATTTATTACTTTTTGGAACAATGATATATACCATTATAAAATATCAGCAATATCTTGGAACTCGTGAACGCGAACAATTAATAATCAATCAAAAAAAAGAACTTTTATTACATCGTGCCAAAGCAAATGAACAAAAATTAGCGTTAGAGCACAAAAATATGGCTATAATCTGTAAAAATTTGGAAGCAACAATTAATCTTAAGAATGCTAAGGTTGCTTCAAATACTGTAAATCTCATCCATTTAAATAAAATTTTATTATCTATAAAAGAACTCATAAGCCAAATTGATAAAGAAAATGATTCGAATACTAATTTTAATATATTAACAAAAATAAACCGAATAATAGAACACGAACTGCAAGGTGATCAACAATGGAATGAATTTGAAGAAATTTTTAATCAACTCCATAGTAATTTTATACATCGTTTGAAAACAAGTTACCCTGAATTGACACCCCGTGATATGCGCTTGTGCGCCTACTTGCGAATGAATTTCAATACCAAAGAAATTGCACCACTTTTAGGTATTTCTATTAGAGGCGTTGAAGATACCCGATATCGCATTCGCAAAAAATTACAACTTTCATCAGAATCCAATATTACTGAATTTTTAATTAATTATTAA
- a CDS encoding glycosyl hydrolase family 8 yields the protein MRKFNTNIKIILLILFVANSLTTNAQTQPFPANKTYSQGLMPSNRNSQDAINNYNIWKTNFLEQCANGRYRVKFDDSSKTVSEGIAYGMLLTVYSGERSIFDGLWNYYKDNRDAAGLMNWKINGCNGGAAGTGGAADSEVDAAMALIIADYQWGSMGSINYSTDAKTLINAIKINEVEQGTFVLKPGEFGGSSITNPSYFAPAYFRKFASFTNDSFWNDVAAKCYQIINNNLSVNGAAGGLVSDWCTASGAYSSQASGYANGGTKYSYDAARTPWRIAVDYVWYGNTEAKNYSKKSSEFVRINLGGSQNIVDGYNQNGSKSSQYHNSTFVGAFAAAAMGGDNQTHLNNSYSDLVAINEPYSYYNQTLKTLYLFLLSGNFYLPDGPVINPPSSTIINGTVYKIIGKQSGKSVDVTDVSKNNGANVQQWSYGGGENQKWKAESIGDGYWKLINNNSGKCLEVSAYSNADGGNIQQWDYTNHAYQQWKIEATGDGSYKLINRGSGKSMDAAGSNDGSNIQQWSYGGGDNQKWFFDSVNTLVSKSTLKTENSESIVGKLFPNPTSGIASLDVSENTTVKVFDLAGTIVWQKSFVIAERANLDLNHLKAGIYIVKMIKNGTIDSQKLVIQK from the coding sequence ATGCGAAAATTTAATACAAATATTAAAATTATACTCTTAATTCTGTTTGTTGCAAATAGTTTAACTACCAATGCACAGACACAACCTTTTCCTGCTAACAAGACTTATTCACAAGGACTTATGCCAAGTAATAGAAATAGTCAAGATGCTATTAACAATTATAATATATGGAAGACAAACTTTTTAGAACAATGCGCGAATGGTCGATATAGAGTAAAGTTTGATGATTCAAGCAAAACAGTATCTGAAGGAATAGCCTACGGAATGCTTCTTACGGTTTATAGTGGTGAGAGATCGATTTTTGATGGTCTTTGGAACTACTATAAAGATAACAGAGATGCAGCTGGTCTAATGAATTGGAAAATTAACGGATGCAATGGTGGAGCTGCAGGTACTGGAGGTGCTGCAGATTCAGAAGTTGATGCGGCCATGGCTCTTATAATAGCAGATTACCAATGGGGTTCCATGGGTTCAATAAATTATAGTACTGATGCAAAAACATTAATTAATGCCATTAAAATTAATGAAGTGGAACAGGGAACATTTGTTCTTAAACCTGGAGAATTTGGAGGCAGTTCAATTACAAATCCATCTTATTTTGCTCCAGCTTATTTTAGAAAATTTGCATCTTTCACTAATGATTCTTTTTGGAATGATGTAGCTGCAAAATGTTATCAAATAATCAATAATAATCTGTCTGTCAACGGAGCTGCTGGAGGATTAGTTTCAGACTGGTGTACTGCTTCCGGGGCTTATTCCAGCCAAGCTAGTGGTTATGCAAATGGAGGAACCAAATATTCTTATGATGCCGCACGCACTCCTTGGAGAATAGCTGTTGATTATGTTTGGTATGGCAATACTGAAGCCAAAAATTATTCAAAAAAATCATCCGAATTTGTTAGAATAAACTTAGGCGGTTCACAAAATATCGTAGACGGATATAACCAGAATGGTTCAAAATCAAGTCAATATCATAATTCAACCTTTGTTGGGGCTTTTGCAGCAGCTGCTATGGGAGGTGATAACCAGACGCATTTAAATAATTCGTATTCTGACTTAGTAGCCATAAACGAACCGTACTCCTACTACAATCAAACACTGAAAACACTTTATTTATTTCTATTAAGCGGAAACTTTTATTTGCCAGACGGCCCTGTTATCAATCCGCCAAGCAGTACAATTATTAATGGAACGGTTTATAAGATTATTGGGAAACAAAGCGGAAAAAGTGTTGATGTTACTGATGTTTCAAAAAACAATGGAGCAAATGTGCAACAATGGAGTTACGGTGGTGGTGAAAATCAAAAATGGAAAGCGGAAAGTATTGGTGATGGGTACTGGAAATTAATAAATAATAACAGCGGAAAGTGTCTTGAGGTTAGTGCTTATTCCAACGCTGATGGAGGCAATATACAACAATGGGATTATACGAACCATGCATACCAACAATGGAAAATCGAAGCTACAGGAGATGGTTCTTACAAACTAATTAATAGAGGAAGCGGAAAATCGATGGATGCTGCTGGAAGCAATGATGGATCAAATATACAACAATGGTCTTATGGCGGCGGTGATAATCAAAAGTGGTTTTTTGATAGTGTAAATACTCTTGTCAGTAAAAGTACTCTTAAAACTGAGAACTCAGAAAGTATAGTTGGAAAATTGTTTCCGAATCCAACTTCTGGAATAGCATCACTGGATGTAAGTGAAAATACCACTGTAAAAGTGTTTGATTTAGCAGGTACAATTGTTTGGCAAAAATCATTTGTTATAGCTGAAAGAGCCAACTTAGACTTAAACCACTTGAAAGCAGGTATTTATATCGTAAAAATGATCAAAAATGGTACTATTGATTCTCAAAAATTAGTTATCCAAAAATAA